From Macaca fascicularis isolate 582-1 chromosome 14, T2T-MFA8v1.1, a single genomic window includes:
- the USH1C gene encoding harmonin isoform X7, with translation MDRKVAREFRHKVDFLIENDAEKDYLYDVLRMYHQTMDVAVLVGDLKLVINEPSRLPLFDAIRPLIPLKHQVEYDQLTPRRSRKLKEVRLDRLHPEGLGLSVRGGLEFGCGLFISHLIKGGQADSVGLQVGDEIVRINGYSISSCTHEEVINLIRTKKTVSIKVRHIGLIPVKSSPDEPLKWQYVDQFVSESGGGRGSLGSPGNRENKEKKVFISLVGSRGLGCSISSGPIQKPGIFISHVKPGSLSAEVGLETGDQIVEVNGIDFSNLDHKEAVNVLKSSRSLTISIVAGAGRELFMTDRERLAEARQRELQRQELLMQKRLAMESNKILQEQQEMERQRRKEIAQKAAEENERYRKEMEQIVEEEEKFKKQWEEDWGSKEQLLLPKTITAEVHPVPLRKPKYQGVEPELEPTDDPDGGTEEQGEQLLGGFIVTMANSQPSGR, from the exons ATGGACCGAAAAGTGGCCCGAGAATTCCGGCATAAG GTGGATTTTCTGATTGAAAATGATGCAGAGAAGGACTATCTCTATGATGTGCTGCGAATGTACCACCA GACCATGGACGTGGCCGTGCTCGTGGGAGACCTGAAGCTGGTCATCAATGAACCCAGCCGCCTGCCTCTGTTTGATGCCATTCGGCCCCTGATCCCACTGAAGCACCAGGTGGAATATGATCAGCTGACCCCCCGGCGCTCCAG GAAGCTGAAGGAGGTGCGTCTGGACCGTCTGCACCCCGAAGGCCTCGGCTTGAGCGTGCGTGGTGGCCTGGAGTTTGGCTGTGGGCTCTTCATCTCCCACCTCATCAAAGGCGGTCAGGCAGACAGTGTCGGGCTCCAG GTAGGGGACGAGATCGTCCGGATCAATGGATATTCCATCTCCTCCTGTACCCATGAGGAGGTCATCAACCTCATCCGAACCAAGAAAACTGTGTCCATCAAAGTGAGAC ACATTGGCCTGATCCCCGTGAAGAG CTCTCCTGATGAGCCCCTCAAGTGGCAGTATGTGGATCAGTTTGTGTCAGAATCTGGG GGGGGGCGAGGCAGCCTGGGCTCCCCTGGAAATCGGGAAAACAAGGAGAAGAAGGTCTTCATCAGCCTGGTGGGCTCCCGGGGCCTTGGCTGCAG CATTTCCAGCGGCCCCATCCAGAAGCCTGGCATCTTCATCAGCCACGTGAAACCTGGCTCCCTGTCTGCTGAGGTGGGATTGGAG ACAGGGGACCAGATTGTCGAAGTGAATGGCATCGACTTCTCTAACCTGGACCACAAGGAG GCTGTGAACGTGCTGAAGAGTAGCCGCAGCCTGACCATCTCCATCGTAGCTGGAGCT GGCCGGGAGCTGTTCATGACAGACCGGGAGCGGCTGGCAGAGGCGCGGCAGCGTGAGCTGCAGCGGCAAGAGCTCCTCATGCAGAAGCGGCTGGCGATGGAGTCCAACAAGATCCTCCAGGAGCAGCAGGAGATGGAGCGGCA aaggagaaaagaaattgcCCAGAAGGCAGCAGAGGAAAATGAGAGATACCGGAAGGAGATGGAACA GattgtggaggaggaagagaagtttAAGAAGCAATGGGAAGAAGACTGGGGCTCAAAGGAACAGCTACTCTTGCCTAAAACCATCACTGCTGAGGTGCACCCAGTACCCCTTCGCAAGCCAAAGT ATCAGGGAGTGGAGCCTGAGCTCGAGCCCACAGATGACCCGGATGGAGGCACGGAGGAGCAGGGAGAGCAG CTTTTGGGTGGTTTTATCGTTACGATGGCAAATTCCCAACCATCCGGAAGGTAG